One Punica granatum isolate Tunisia-2019 chromosome 3, ASM765513v2, whole genome shotgun sequence genomic window carries:
- the LOC116199635 gene encoding phosphatidylinositol transfer protein 1-like → MVQIKEFRIVMPMSLDEYQIAQMYMVTKMQQQSTTDTEGVDVLENKPFEDDQLGKGQYTSKVYRLQSKAPSWLTTFAPADALVLQEEAWNAYPRCKTVIKCPYFTKFSLTVETVHKADNGQSENVHCLNKQQLAARQVEIIDLASAATDYWSYIIGGSGVDFSKFKSAKTGRGPLLEGWQGKCNPVMTAYKLVTVDAPYWGFGYRLEQAMLAGERALFIESHRNCFSWIDEWFGMTMQQVRELEQQKFLSEENNEKTVSAKNRNNLDVRFAVDDENIYNVRPQLTSERQPLPLDTRIIN, encoded by the exons ATGGTCCAAATCAAGGAGTT CCGGATTGTCATGCCGATGTCACTGGATGAG TATCAGATAGCTCAGATGTACATGGTTACGAAGATGCAACAGCAGAGTACAACCGATACTGAGGGGGTGGATGTTTTGGAGAATAAGCCCTTTGAGGATGATCAATTGGGGAAGGGTCAATACACGTCTAAAGTTTATCGCCTGCAAAG CAAAGCACCGTCATGGCTCACTACTTTTGCCCCGGCAGATGCTCTTGTCTTGCAAGAGGAGGCGTGGAATGCATATCCGAGATGTAAAACAG TAATCAAG TGTCCATACTTTACAAAGTTCTCTTTGACTGTTGAGACTGTACATAAGGCTGACAATGGGCAATCAGAAAAT GTTCATTGTCTAAACAAACAACAATTAGCAGCTCGGCAAGTGGAAATTATCGATTTAGCTTCAGCTGCAACAGATTATTGGAGCTATATAATCGGAGGTAGTGGAGTGGACTTTTCCAAATTCAAGTCAGCGAAAACTGGACGCGGTCCACTATTGGAAGGTTGGCAG GGGAAATGCAATCCAGTTATGACTGCATACAAGTTGGTGACAGTTGATGCACCATACTGGGGTTTTGGTTATCGACTTGAGCAAGCTATGCTAGCG GGTGAAAGGGCGCTTTTCATAGAAAGCCATAGGAATTGTTTTAGTTGGATCGATGAATGGTTTGGGATGACAATGCAACAAGTTCGTGAATTAGAACAACAGAAGTTCTTATCTGAGGAG AACAATGAGAAGACAGTATCGGCAAAGAACAGGAACAACCTCGACGTCAGATTCGCAGTGGACGACGAGAACATTTACAACGTGA
- the LOC116201861 gene encoding LOB domain-containing protein 1-like, translating to MESTDNSTTVTNTSTPTSSSPGSLSPSSRSSSPPPPPPQPAPPVIISPCAACKILRRRCAEKCVLAPYFPPTEPAKFTIAHRVFGASNIIKFLQDLPESQRADAVASMVYEASARIRDPVYGCAGAICQLQKQVSELQAQLAKAQAEIVNMQCQQANLVAMLCMEMAAQTSHPPMLQHLSDTSLNSPRSHQNSPSFLDDATNPSLFWEQMLWT from the exons ATGGAGAGCACTGATAACAGTACAACTGTGACTAATACTAGCACTCCTACTTCATCATCGCCGGGCTCTCTGTCTCCCTCTTCTCGCTCGTcatctcctcctccacctcctcctcAGCCTGCGCCTCCGGTGATCATCAGTCCCTGCGCGGCCTGCAAGATCCTGAGGAGAAGGTGTGCTGAGAAATGCGTCCTGGCACCTTATTTCCCACCCACCGAGCCTGCCAAGTTCACCATTGCTCATCGAGTCTTTGGTGCTAGCAATATCATCAAGTTCCTACAG GATCTTCCGGAATCACAGAGGGCAGATGCTGTCGCAAGCATGGTGTACGAGGCCAGTGCAAGGATCAGGGACCCCGTCTACGGCTGTGCAGGGGCGATCTGCCAGCTGCAGAAGCAAGTGAGTGAGCTCCAGGCTCAGCTGGCCAAGGCCCAGGCCGAGATCGTCAACATGCAGTGCCAGCAGGCGAACCTCGTGGCCATGCTGTGCATGGAGATGGCAGCGCAGACCTCCCACCCCCCGATGCTGCAGCACCTGAGCGACACTTCCCTCAACAGTCCTCGCAGCCACCAGAACAGCCCCAGCTTCCTCGATGACGCGACCAACCCGAGCTTATTCTGGGAGCAGATGCTCTGGACGTAA
- the LOC116201050 gene encoding uncharacterized protein LOC116201050 — translation MASSSAADNDLPTVISEQQRELMAAQTLESDLDLAFRLQLEEAVAASVVLSSAASSSSSSSSSSSPPPPPPPIAPETDVSVSFPSLQSAELSAFEQEIKDRALIETETRRIKEELKRRIHDQNVAREILIIPEDEWEEWGDSFEKPYGEGSSSGAVASDVVFRMYFKGLVSEERVKGKATVLSGIGVAICDPRDNLIFEVRKPLFGNGRSRHGAEARALIEGLNAALALDLKRITLFCDYHPLYKFVIGRWPAKQRKIAELVNEVFVLKKKFTYCNALLVARNDVKFAFKLAREAIISQVTRPDSFSQCGQDNNQEECVICLEDKNISQIFSVDPCLHRYCFSCMKQHVEVKLLHGIVPKCPQEGCKSELAVSNCSIFLTPKLIEMMAQRIKEASIPPSEKVYCPYPKCSALMSKGEILENAKDALGGEKRSEARKCLKCNGIFCIECKVPWHDKMTCQEYRRRHPLPPLEVLRLRHLAERNLWRQCVKCNHLIELSEGCYHMTCRCGYEFCYNCGAEWRNKTPTCHCPLWEEDYIWHDRDSDDDYYTDETDDEDDDDDGPYFAPRTYF, via the exons AtggcctcctcctccgccgccgACAACGACCTACCCACCGTCATCTCAGAGCAGCAGCGTGAGCTTATGGCGGCCCAAACCCTCGAGTCTGACCTGGACCTTGCGTTCCGCCTTCAGCTAGAGGAGGCCGTTGCCGCCTCTGTCGTACTCTCCTCCGccgcttcctcttcctcttcctcttcctcttcgtcGTCGCCTCCCCCTCCTCCGCCGCCGATCGCCCCCGAGACAGATGTCTCCGTCTCCTTCCCATCGCTCCAGTCCGCTGAGCTCTCCGCTTTCGAGCAGGAAATCAAAGACCGCGCCCTCATCGAGACCGAGACGCGGCGGATAAAGGAGGAACTCAAGCGTAGGATCCACGACCAGAACGTCGCGCGAGAGATCCTCATCATCCCGGAGGACGAGTGGGAGGAGTGGGGCGACAGCTTCGAGAAGCCCTATGGCGAGGGAAGCTCCAGCGGCGCGGTGGCCTCGGACGTCGTTTTCAGGATGTACTTCAAGGGTTTGGTGAGCGAAGAGCGTGTTAAAGGAAAGGCTACCGTGCTGTCGGGGATCGGGGTCGCCATTTGTGATCCGAGGGATAATTTGATCTTCGAAGTGAGGAAGCCGCTGTTCGGGAATGGGAGGAGCCGGCACGGAGCTGAAGCTAGGGCTTTGATTGAGGGGCTCAATGCTGCTCTTGCTCTGGACTTGAAGAGGATCACTTTATTCTGCGATTACCATCCTCTTTACAAATTT GTTATTGGGAGGTGGCCTGCAAAGCAGCGCAAAATAGCAGAATTGGTCAATGAGGTGTTTGTCCTAAAGAAAAAGTTCACGTACTGTAATGCCCTATTGGTGGCACGAAATGATGTTAAGTTTGCCTTTAAGCTAGCTCGGGAAGCAATTATATCCCAAGTCACGAGGCCTGACTCTTTTTCGCAATGTGGCCAAGACAACAATCAAGAGGAGTGTGTCATCTGTTTAGAGGACAAAAACATTTCCCAGATTTTCTCAGTCGATCCCTGCTTGCATAGATATTGCTTCTCTTGCATGAAACAGCACGTGGAAGTCAAATTGCTCCATGGGATTGTGCCCAAATGCCCTCAAGAAGGCTGTAAGTCTGAGCTTGCTGTTAGCAATTGCAGTATATTCTTAACTCCGAAGCTGATCGAGATGATGGCCCAGAGGATCAAAGAAGCTTCCATTCCTCCCTCAGAGAAGGTGTATTGCCCATATCCCAAATGCTCAGCTTTGATGTCGAAGGGGGAAATCTTAGAGAATGCAAAAGATGCTCTTGGTGGAGAGAAAAGATCGGAAGCAAGGAAGTGCTTGAAGTGTAATGGAATCTTCTGCATCGAGTGCAAGGTGCCTTGGCATGATAAAATGACGTGCCAAGAATACAGGAGAAGGCATCCTCTGCCTCCTTTAGAAGTCTTGCGGCTCAGGCACTTGGCTGAGAGAAATCTCTGGCGGCAGTGCGTTAAATGCAACCATCTGATCGAACTCTCTGAAGGTTGTTACCATATGACTTGCAG ATGTGGGTACGAGTTCTGCTACAACTGTGGAGCTGAGTGGAGAAACAAGACACCAACTTGCCATTGCCCGCTTTGGGAGGAAGACTATATCTGGCATGATAGGGATTCTGATGACGATTACTACACTGATGAGACTGATgacgaagatgatgatgatgatggtccTTATTTCGCCCCGAGGACCTACTTCTAG